The Acholeplasma laidlawii PG-8A DNA window AAGCAATTTAGTTATGTTTTCTTTTATTAAATCATAAGGTAAAAGATTTGATTGTGGTCGTACCACAATAACAAATCTGTACTTAGGATTTATATAGTTTGAATAGTTTGAAACGATATATCGAAGTCGACGCTTAGCTTGGTTTCTTTCTACTGCGTTTCCGAATTTCTTGCCGATCGATATCGCATACTTAAAGTGAGGTGTTTCATGAGGTATAAAGTATATAACAAAATATCCGTTACCCACGGATTTTTTTTCTTTAAAAACTAAATCCAATTCGTTTTTACTTTTTATAGAATATACTCTCTTCACTAC harbors:
- the rnpA gene encoding ribonuclease P protein component — its product is MKRVYSIKSKNELDLVFKEKKSVGNGYFVIYFIPHETPHFKYAISIGKKFGNAVERNQAKRRLRYIVSNYSNYINPKYRFVIVVRPQSNLLPYDLIKENITKLLIKAKLIEKEAQN